A stretch of Henckelia pumila isolate YLH828 chromosome 4, ASM3356847v2, whole genome shotgun sequence DNA encodes these proteins:
- the LOC140866136 gene encoding uncharacterized protein isoform X4, with amino-acid sequence MTGGGGGSPEEFPIQEGGGESEEEQVMSEVHLGCPPNHSGPHISHFTVSLPPLEWIGDGWGTMGAKVCEVDEDGDLILPRRTRQTDRGNDSFVITIQHHVTSSIPSVGLQVWGAELVLADFVLHMMYNSSKFDGIVAIDLGAGTGLIGMVLARAANTVFITDHGDEVLGNCAKNVHLNVGLFHENASIYVRELDWNHQWPPRDIENSSSQKKSYVWIVSEVEELNRASLLVAADVIYNDDLTDALFSILEVLMSTDQEKVLYLALEKRYNFTMDDLDVVANGYSHLLSYLKLVDDVEEEDAEEECWCGFVGKRINLEEIPQYILEYNRGNALEILEIKYVKSNRNF; translated from the exons ATGACAGGCGGAGGTGGAGGATCGCCGGAAGAGTTTCCGATTCAAGAAGGCGGCGGCGAGTCGGAGGAGGAGCAGGTGATGAGTGAGGTTCACCTGGGCTGTCCTCCGAACCACTCCGGTCCCCATATATCCCATTTTACAGTCTCACTTCCACCTC TGGAATGGATTGGAGATGGTTGGGGTACAATGGGGGCAAAAGTTTGTGAAGTTGATGAAGATGGTGATTTAATTCTCCCTCGGCGGACTCGGCAGACCG ATCGGGGGAACGATTCTTTTGTCATCACCATACAGCATCATGTTACCTCATCTATCCCAAGTGTTGGTCTCCAG GTCTGGGGAGCAGAATTGGTGTTGGCCGACTTTGTGCTGCATATGATGTATAATTCGTCCAAGTTTGATGGAATAGTTGCTATAGATCTTGGAGCTGGCACAG GTTTGATCGGCATGGTACTTGCACGTGCTGCTAACACAGTCTTCATAACTG ACCATGGCGATGAAGTACTTGGTAACTGTGCAAAGAATGTTCATCTGAATGTGGGATTATTCCATGAAAACGCTTCTATATATGTACGCGAACTTGATTGGAACCATCAGTGGCCCCCTAGGGACATAGAGAATTCATCATCTCAGAAAAAAAG CTATGTTTGGATCGTCTCTGAAGTCGAAGAGTTGAATAGAGCTTCTTTGCTTGTAGCTGCAGATGTAATTTACAACGATGATTTAACCGATGCTTTGTTCAGTATATTAGAAGTTCTCATGTCCACTGATCAAGAAAAG GTATTATACTTGGCTCTGGAGAAACGGTATAACTTCACCATGGACGATCTTGATGTTGTGGCAAATGGGTATTCTCACTTGCTTAGCTATCTCAAACTCGTAG ATGATGTTGAAGAAGAAGATGCTGAGGAAGAATGTTGGTGTGGTTTTGTTGGAAAGCGCATCAATCTTGAAGAGATCCCTCAATACATACTAGAATACAACAGAGGAAATGCTCTCGAAATTTTAG
- the LOC140866136 gene encoding uncharacterized protein isoform X2, giving the protein MTGGGGGSPEEFPIQEGGGESEEEQVMSEVHLGCPPNHSGPHISHFTVSLPPRKVEWIGDGWGTMGAKVCEVDEDGDLILPRRTRQTDRGNDSFVITIQHHVTSSIPSVGLQVWGAELVLADFVLHMMYNSSKFDGIVAIDLGAGTGLIGMVLARAANTVFITDHGDEVLGNCAKNVHLNVGLFHENASIYVRELDWNHQWPPRDIENSSSQKKSYVWIVSEVEELNRASLLVAADVIYNDDLTDALFSILEVLMSTDQEKVLYLALEKRYNFTMDDLDVVANGYSHLLSYLKLVDDVEEEDAEEECWCGFVGKRINLEEIPQYILEYNRGNALEILEIKYVKSNRNF; this is encoded by the exons ATGACAGGCGGAGGTGGAGGATCGCCGGAAGAGTTTCCGATTCAAGAAGGCGGCGGCGAGTCGGAGGAGGAGCAGGTGATGAGTGAGGTTCACCTGGGCTGTCCTCCGAACCACTCCGGTCCCCATATATCCCATTTTACAGTCTCACTTCCACCTCGTAAGG TGGAATGGATTGGAGATGGTTGGGGTACAATGGGGGCAAAAGTTTGTGAAGTTGATGAAGATGGTGATTTAATTCTCCCTCGGCGGACTCGGCAGACCG ATCGGGGGAACGATTCTTTTGTCATCACCATACAGCATCATGTTACCTCATCTATCCCAAGTGTTGGTCTCCAG GTCTGGGGAGCAGAATTGGTGTTGGCCGACTTTGTGCTGCATATGATGTATAATTCGTCCAAGTTTGATGGAATAGTTGCTATAGATCTTGGAGCTGGCACAG GTTTGATCGGCATGGTACTTGCACGTGCTGCTAACACAGTCTTCATAACTG ACCATGGCGATGAAGTACTTGGTAACTGTGCAAAGAATGTTCATCTGAATGTGGGATTATTCCATGAAAACGCTTCTATATATGTACGCGAACTTGATTGGAACCATCAGTGGCCCCCTAGGGACATAGAGAATTCATCATCTCAGAAAAAAAG CTATGTTTGGATCGTCTCTGAAGTCGAAGAGTTGAATAGAGCTTCTTTGCTTGTAGCTGCAGATGTAATTTACAACGATGATTTAACCGATGCTTTGTTCAGTATATTAGAAGTTCTCATGTCCACTGATCAAGAAAAG GTATTATACTTGGCTCTGGAGAAACGGTATAACTTCACCATGGACGATCTTGATGTTGTGGCAAATGGGTATTCTCACTTGCTTAGCTATCTCAAACTCGTAG ATGATGTTGAAGAAGAAGATGCTGAGGAAGAATGTTGGTGTGGTTTTGTTGGAAAGCGCATCAATCTTGAAGAGATCCCTCAATACATACTAGAATACAACAGAGGAAATGCTCTCGAAATTTTAG
- the LOC140866136 gene encoding uncharacterized protein isoform X1, with protein sequence MTGGGGGSPEEFPIQEGGGESEEEQVMSEVHLGCPPNHSGPHISHFTVSLPPRKAVEWIGDGWGTMGAKVCEVDEDGDLILPRRTRQTDRGNDSFVITIQHHVTSSIPSVGLQVWGAELVLADFVLHMMYNSSKFDGIVAIDLGAGTGLIGMVLARAANTVFITDHGDEVLGNCAKNVHLNVGLFHENASIYVRELDWNHQWPPRDIENSSSQKKSYVWIVSEVEELNRASLLVAADVIYNDDLTDALFSILEVLMSTDQEKVLYLALEKRYNFTMDDLDVVANGYSHLLSYLKLVDDVEEEDAEEECWCGFVGKRINLEEIPQYILEYNRGNALEILEIKYVKSNRNF encoded by the exons ATGACAGGCGGAGGTGGAGGATCGCCGGAAGAGTTTCCGATTCAAGAAGGCGGCGGCGAGTCGGAGGAGGAGCAGGTGATGAGTGAGGTTCACCTGGGCTGTCCTCCGAACCACTCCGGTCCCCATATATCCCATTTTACAGTCTCACTTCCACCTCGTAAGG CAGTGGAATGGATTGGAGATGGTTGGGGTACAATGGGGGCAAAAGTTTGTGAAGTTGATGAAGATGGTGATTTAATTCTCCCTCGGCGGACTCGGCAGACCG ATCGGGGGAACGATTCTTTTGTCATCACCATACAGCATCATGTTACCTCATCTATCCCAAGTGTTGGTCTCCAG GTCTGGGGAGCAGAATTGGTGTTGGCCGACTTTGTGCTGCATATGATGTATAATTCGTCCAAGTTTGATGGAATAGTTGCTATAGATCTTGGAGCTGGCACAG GTTTGATCGGCATGGTACTTGCACGTGCTGCTAACACAGTCTTCATAACTG ACCATGGCGATGAAGTACTTGGTAACTGTGCAAAGAATGTTCATCTGAATGTGGGATTATTCCATGAAAACGCTTCTATATATGTACGCGAACTTGATTGGAACCATCAGTGGCCCCCTAGGGACATAGAGAATTCATCATCTCAGAAAAAAAG CTATGTTTGGATCGTCTCTGAAGTCGAAGAGTTGAATAGAGCTTCTTTGCTTGTAGCTGCAGATGTAATTTACAACGATGATTTAACCGATGCTTTGTTCAGTATATTAGAAGTTCTCATGTCCACTGATCAAGAAAAG GTATTATACTTGGCTCTGGAGAAACGGTATAACTTCACCATGGACGATCTTGATGTTGTGGCAAATGGGTATTCTCACTTGCTTAGCTATCTCAAACTCGTAG ATGATGTTGAAGAAGAAGATGCTGAGGAAGAATGTTGGTGTGGTTTTGTTGGAAAGCGCATCAATCTTGAAGAGATCCCTCAATACATACTAGAATACAACAGAGGAAATGCTCTCGAAATTTTAG
- the LOC140866136 gene encoding uncharacterized protein isoform X3, protein MTGGGGGSPEEFPIQEGGGESEEEQVMSEVHLGCPPNHSGPHISHFTVSLPPPVEWIGDGWGTMGAKVCEVDEDGDLILPRRTRQTDRGNDSFVITIQHHVTSSIPSVGLQVWGAELVLADFVLHMMYNSSKFDGIVAIDLGAGTGLIGMVLARAANTVFITDHGDEVLGNCAKNVHLNVGLFHENASIYVRELDWNHQWPPRDIENSSSQKKSYVWIVSEVEELNRASLLVAADVIYNDDLTDALFSILEVLMSTDQEKVLYLALEKRYNFTMDDLDVVANGYSHLLSYLKLVDDVEEEDAEEECWCGFVGKRINLEEIPQYILEYNRGNALEILEIKYVKSNRNF, encoded by the exons ATGACAGGCGGAGGTGGAGGATCGCCGGAAGAGTTTCCGATTCAAGAAGGCGGCGGCGAGTCGGAGGAGGAGCAGGTGATGAGTGAGGTTCACCTGGGCTGTCCTCCGAACCACTCCGGTCCCCATATATCCCATTTTACAGTCTCACTTCCACCTC CAGTGGAATGGATTGGAGATGGTTGGGGTACAATGGGGGCAAAAGTTTGTGAAGTTGATGAAGATGGTGATTTAATTCTCCCTCGGCGGACTCGGCAGACCG ATCGGGGGAACGATTCTTTTGTCATCACCATACAGCATCATGTTACCTCATCTATCCCAAGTGTTGGTCTCCAG GTCTGGGGAGCAGAATTGGTGTTGGCCGACTTTGTGCTGCATATGATGTATAATTCGTCCAAGTTTGATGGAATAGTTGCTATAGATCTTGGAGCTGGCACAG GTTTGATCGGCATGGTACTTGCACGTGCTGCTAACACAGTCTTCATAACTG ACCATGGCGATGAAGTACTTGGTAACTGTGCAAAGAATGTTCATCTGAATGTGGGATTATTCCATGAAAACGCTTCTATATATGTACGCGAACTTGATTGGAACCATCAGTGGCCCCCTAGGGACATAGAGAATTCATCATCTCAGAAAAAAAG CTATGTTTGGATCGTCTCTGAAGTCGAAGAGTTGAATAGAGCTTCTTTGCTTGTAGCTGCAGATGTAATTTACAACGATGATTTAACCGATGCTTTGTTCAGTATATTAGAAGTTCTCATGTCCACTGATCAAGAAAAG GTATTATACTTGGCTCTGGAGAAACGGTATAACTTCACCATGGACGATCTTGATGTTGTGGCAAATGGGTATTCTCACTTGCTTAGCTATCTCAAACTCGTAG ATGATGTTGAAGAAGAAGATGCTGAGGAAGAATGTTGGTGTGGTTTTGTTGGAAAGCGCATCAATCTTGAAGAGATCCCTCAATACATACTAGAATACAACAGAGGAAATGCTCTCGAAATTTTAG